From the genome of Lutra lutra chromosome 8, mLutLut1.2, whole genome shotgun sequence:
ATTGAAAGTGAATGGTCATTTTTGGACATTCTTTCCGTTCTTATCTGTCCAGATATcatactcaatttttaaaaaggcattcaTAAAAGTCTACacagaaatgaaacatgaaagCTTGGCTCTTCAAGTGGAAGGGTGACCCTGTAATCTGGCATCATTTCATTCCTGAGTCCTTCCAACGCGGCAGGATTAAGAATGTCCTCCATGGCAGAGAATGTGCTATTAAGGCTTCTCTCAACTATAGTTTTGAAGGCCTgtcttaaagaagaattaacccTTCTGCCATTAACTGCCTGATTCTTAACCCTTCATTGTGGGTAAGAAGGCTCTTGATAATTCCTGGGAATCCTGCACTGTCATCTCTGTGAGGGAAGCGTTCTCCTGAGGCTCTTCCACCACAGAACTTACTGATACAGACAGTCCTGCGACAAGGCTTGCACAGGATTCCTGAGGGTCCTGTGCCTCCACAAGTCATCACATTGCCAAATTTGCTTAAAACGTTAACACAAATAATACCATTCTTCATGAAATAATTGTTATCCTTCGGTATCACACTGgtaaaatgttttatctttattgCAATACTAAATTGTGTTAAAGAGTACTGAAATCAAGCCCAGCGAATGACTCCAAGCCATCAATACAAAAGCTCTTCCAAGATCCAAAAATACGCAGGCACTGATGTTTTAAGAAGCAGGCAAACAACATACACTCCCACActaccattttcttaaaaaaaaaaaaacacaaaaaacaaaaaagaacaaaacccttACAAAATCCTTATGCTAAGTGATACATTTCAATATCTACtatagcattttctttctcctatccTTATAAACTGAAAGTAGGCTTAAAAGCCAACTGAGAAGTATGGTCAATAATCCTCTATCAGAGGAAATTACAGTGagcacaaatcaataaatgttaaataaaaacttaaggtaTTAAGTTTTTAGGTAAAAATTAAGACTTTGAAATGCTGTTTGGTTTTGTATTGTACCATAGAGCCATTTgtggtgactttttaaaatatttgtagaaagcATCTAAATagtgatttttgcttttaaaatgtatttatacttCACTGCAGATTATATTTGGATACGGCTTTTATTGCTGCAATTTTTGCCCTCTAGTAGGGTACAATCTGGTGGATGACACACATGCAAATAAGTTAAGGCACTTTGATACAGTACAAAATACAACTACATACACAATATGggagcagtaaaagaaaaaagggactCAGAGAAGATTAAAGGTATTTTCAGAGAAATTGattatagataaaatattaaaagataaatagaaacaCAAGAAAATCGAAGTTCATAGGCAAAGTCAAGGTCTAGGGAAAAGAATGACACATTTGTGTAGAAATACATACAGTTTAGAAGTTTttaacagtgtgtgtgtgagtgtatgtccTGTAGTGTGAGCAAGGGAGAAGAGATGAGAGAAGGACAGTGCCAAATCCTAAAGGTCCTGTAGGCCACGCTGAAAAGACTGAAAGGTTACGTTTATTTTTCCATCTTGCAATTTAGATTCCACTTTTACTTTTCACTATTTCACCCTGAAATCTCCATATAGTGACTAATATGTAAGGATAATGCCACCTGAAGCGCAGAAGCATCGTGAAGATTGTAAGTGACAGGCTGGTATCACATAACGCAGTTCAATAGCCagacacccacacccacacaacAGAGGTTATTAACAGCTCCCCGTTAGAGATGTGACAGCTAAGCTCTGAACAGCCGCGCGGCTCAATGCTGTCGAAGGGCTGGGCTCTGACCCCAGGTCGGTCTGACCACAAAGCACGTCCTCTTTTTACTACAACCCAGCTGCTGCTCCTGCACCAGAGAGCTGGTTTTAAAGCCCTTTGAAACACTAACTCTAAAttaacacacacaccaaaaaaagcCACAATATAGCTGTATAAATAAagccagactttaaaaaaaacagcaccAGTGATAAAGCACACACAGTgcagtaaaaaataataagagttcACAtgcaaagacagaaaatgaaagaaaatacgaACGGCAACTTAGAGACCAGCTTTACGTCCATAGTTTGGATTCTTGAAATTATTAATAGGACTCTTGTAAATCGGATTTTCTTgctaaagtaaaagaaatagtttctaatgatttcatcagaaaaaaaactGACATGTATAGTGTTTAACCACTACAAGAGAATTTTCACTAtgttataaattttacttttatatttccaaatatcattattaaaaaaaaaactgcagtaaaatgcaaatgactaaaattcatttataatttaaaattaccaAAGACTGCCTTCTTGTGTCAAAAGATAAATACATGAAGGCCAACATCTGGCCACCCCACCCTTGGActtcatatttcaaaatacattatatgctagCACAACATTCCActcacagcttttaaaaatttttacaaagtttATTAAGTTATAATTTGCAGAATGTTAAATAGACCCCTTTTAAGTATAGAGTTGTACATACATACCCACAATCAAGATCATCCCAAGAAGATCCTTCATGCCCTCTCCCCCCCAACTCCAGCCTCTGGAAACCACTGATTTAGTTCTGCCcccatagttctgccttttccacatgtcatataagtagaatcataaaATGTGTAGCCTTTTAAGTCTGGCTGCTTTCGATTAAGGTTCTTCattaggaaggagagagagagagaagctttccACTGATTATCTTGCTACACAGGTAACATTATTTAGAATTCTATTTTACATGAGATGAGAAAAGGCAGAAGAGCAGATTTAAGatcaaaattaggaaataaaaacaatgaccACAGTATTCAGAAGAtcctttcttaaaatgttttgttttaaggggatatatttaagatgttttcTGCTTTTCACTAAGTACAAGTTCTCTGAGTGACGAACTTCCggagaaataaaatacttaaagtagACTTTAATAATCAGTTTCAGAGTTAACAGACAAGCCTTAAAAGTGTTACATTTACTTTGTAAACCTCCTTACATTTTAGATGTTCTGCAACTTACCGTGTCCCATTTGGcgttcattttctccttttcgaATTTCGCAAATTCCCTTCTGTCATGAATTATCATTAAAAGCTTCCAAATCAGCAGCAATGCAAGGCCAATAAGAACAATGCCAGCAACCACGCCAGCTACAATTGGAATGATGTCTGGACCAGTGGGacactctgtaaaataaaaaggaaagagtgaGCCCACAAGGGATGATACATGCAAATTACGGCCCAAACTACAAAGACCTCATTAGTCTTATATCCAAAACATATAGgaataaaaacccaaaataagtaaatgaaaagaattctgaAGAATCTATAAAAAAGATTCTAGAATAAGTGACTTTATAAAGCTATAGAATACatgatcaataaataaaaattatatgtatttctatatattatacaGAAGTTCATTTCTACATACTGGAaattgaaatttagaaaataatacgTTCTACAGTAGCATCGAAAATCATGAAGTACTTATGTACACATCCAACAAAATATGGGCAAGATTTGCATGCAAAAATTACtaagcactgatgaaagaaatcaaagacctgAATAAATGCTAAGATGTAAATTCTCCCCCCAATTTGATCTGCATAAACTtagtgcaatcccaatcaaaatcctggCGGGAGTTTTATAGATTATCAACAAGTTAATTCTACAATGCACAAGGAAGGCCGAGAACTATGAAAGTGTTTCAAAAACACtctggaaaagaacaaagttggacaTCTCATTATCACCAGATTACAAGACTAACTATGAAGTAACAGTAATTGAGATAGTGTGGTATATTGGCTAAAGGTCAGATgcacagattaatggaacagaataaataattagaaataggCCAACATACATACGATCATCTGATTTTTCAACAAAGGTAGAGAAGGGTCAATCTTTCCAACACACAGTGCTAGAAATActagacatccacatgcaaaaaaccGAATCTCACTGCATATActaagattaactcaaaatgagttATAGACCTAAACGGAAAACCAGAAACTATAaaccttctagaagaaaacacaggagagaaGTCCTTTTGATCCTGAGTTAGGCAAAGAGTGCTAATGTAATAGTAAAAGCAAGATCCATAAAGAAAAACTTGGCAAACTGTagttcatcaaaattaaagcttcttttaaaaaacacttaaaacggtgaaaagagaaggaagcattAACTGGTAAACAATATTTGTCAAACACATACCTGGAAATGCAAAACAATACAGAAACTTCAAAAACACAGTTCGCctgtttcttacaaagttaaacatatgCTCACCATATACACCGAAATCCATTCCTACTACacttccaaaagaaatgaaaatttacatttcacaaaaacctgtatacaaatgtagaatatacaaaaaagtacctataaaaatcaaaataaaaaatattccatcTTCTGAGAAGCTGAAAAAATTCATGCTTTACAATATCCTTTAACAAATTATCTTTCCCAGTAGTACCTAACCCTAAATCAAACTCAAACTTAAGCATCATCAATAATGATCTAAGTCCTAGTAAGTTCCTGGTTAAAGAAGAGTCAGGCAGTATGCTGAGTGTGTGCTGAGTGTGTGCTGAGTGTGTGCCGAGTGTGTGCCGAGTGTGTGCTGAGTGTTGTATGTGGATTCACGCGTTTAGTCTTCAAACTCTCCACTCATAACACTTGAGacctgctttctcttttccttatttcttatatAGTTAATACTATTTTAAGCTTTGAGATTTAAACTGCCTTTACTTGAACCTAAAATAATCCAGCTGGAGGCCATCATTGGTTGTCAGGGAAAATGCCAAGAGGCCTAAGTagtagcagaaagaagaaaaaagaaaaagaaaagaatgtaaaatggtcaGATTTTTACCCGGAGTCTCTACAACATGAACGATGGCCTCATTGTTCCCATTTACTGAGTATGTGAAATAGAACCAGCAGTCGTCAACATCCTTCTCCTTACAGTGGGACAGGGGATCAACCTGGCCTGGCTGCGGTAATTTGTCCCGATTTTCAACCTTGGTGATGTTGAAATGTGAACATTCCTGTGCACatgtgtctttcttttctcctttattgaaGGCTCTGCACTGAACACATTCTCtgtgaaaatacaaattatatatattaaaaaaaagtatttaaaatttaaaatgagtatTTGCTGAAAGACTATTTCATGTGAATAAATGGGAGAGGCATGGTACACTTCtagatggaaaaattaaaaataaaaatgctcgTTTCCCCAGTGAAATTACATAGTACAGTTCAAACTAAAATccaaaaagagaagttaaaaagtagtaaaataaaaatagccttaTCAGACATTATAAATGCACAGCACAAACCAAAATGATTTAAACAATGCGTTGTTGATACAACAGTTCTTCAAAAGGCAAAACCTTCAATTTTGCTTAGTTTAGTCAAGAGATAGTAATTAAACAAGTGATAAGACTAATTCACAAAGGTTACCATGTGGAGTCAACGACATAGCCAATCCGGACCAAAACGATGGCACCAACTACTCTCCTATAACATACTTAAGTATCATACAACAAATGCCAGCGACTGAGAAAGGATTTTTAAGACTCAGAGCGGGCCACCGTGTGTCAGAGATTTTATTTCCAGTGTGACCGAATATCAGTACTATTCTGGTTCTAGTCTAATACTACACAGTTAGGTCAACAGACAGCAAATACCAACTGTTTCCAGCACCCGGGAAAGACTTACTTATGCTCCGCACAGACACCGAGGCAGGTCTGACACATCTCACAGGTCGGCCCTTGGAACTTGGGATCGGTGCACTTACAGGCGCCACACTCGCAGACGCCCCGGCCGTTGCAGATCTGTCCGTTCGTGGCCAGGCACGAAGTCGTGTCCAGAGAACAGTCACAGGCACTGCCAGTGTAGTTGGGGTTGCACTCGCACACGCGACACTTGCAAACACCATTTCCTGGGATTAAGAATATCATTTCTCACAACAGTGGTAAAGATATCAACCATGGCACCGACTTCAAAGTCAAAATAAGCAGTAATGTAGAAGAACACATAGCTAAGGATACATGGACCCTACACTGCTGCCCTTTTCCTACTTATTCACCAAGCAAACTCCTAATGCTTTTTTATTGTATTAGATGGGATCATACTTTAGAACCATTTTCAGACCCTTTTCTCACCTCCACAAATTAAGCCATTGGATCTATCGCAGTTGAAATTATCACACTCgcagaattttccagaataaatTTCATTTGTATTATCCCTCTTCCTACAAACACACTGTCCACAGACACACTCTCCATTGTTGCTACAGATTTCCGaactgttttctttcctgcagTAAGCATCCATATCTTCACTGTTCACTTCATCCGTGCTACATTCGCAATGTCTACCAACTCGGCCCTCGTTGCACCTAAAGAAAGAACCCAAAATTTcaatcacataaaataaaaatttaaaataacaagtcATATTGCGAGAAAGATGGGGAGAGGAAATAAGACTGTGAACGGTATCTTCAAAATACAATTATATTACATGGGAGTGTTCACACCACATGTCACAGACATGTATGAAAGTGTTCatatgtgcacacgtgtgtgtgtgcatgcaccaGCTAAGTTCACATGGAATATATGCAAGagactaggggaaaaaaatgtcttcaggaaAATAACCATTTTGATCAAGATGAAAATATCATCTAGCACTGAACAggtaaacaaaatatttggaaatataggAGCAACTTACTTTAAAAGAATATGTTAGAATCAAATGATACGCTATCACATTTGGTATTATAGATGAAGCATCTCTAAATTTAAAGCAATGGTCCAACCATTAATCTAAAAAAGTACAATAAACACACCCCAAAAAGTGCatagaagttaaagaaaaagatactgaccatagcatttaaaaatatactatttaaaaacagGTACATCCTATGGGTCCAGGCTTTTCGGATACACTGTATTTTTTGAACATCCAAGGGTTATAGGACACTAGAAATACACTAATTCTGTATCTGGAGAATATGTAAAGGGGAGGAaggcaaaattttgtttttttaaagatttatttattttagagagagcgagcatggaCGCAGGCCcgcaggctggggaaggggggagtgggagaaagaggggATCCttaagcagagtccccactgagttTGGATCCAACGCCCCTAGGCctcaatcccacaacctgagaccatgactggagctgaaatcaagagctagccacttaactggctgagccatcggGCATCCCAGGAAGACaagacatttttaagattttttagttAATGAATTTTACTAAAAATGGATCTACATGACTCAATCAggatacatataacataaaaaagtaaaatgtaatatttaaattgttatttagAATAGACAACTAGTAACTGATGGTGAAATCcagccatttatttttctcatggttaAAAACCCTTCAACGCCTAGTCATTTGGGGCTGACATTTAGATCAAAATACTCTCCCCTTCCTCGGATCTTTCAAGGAGAAAGCTATATTCAGAAtctattcaattttaatttttaattaaaaggtaaCCACCAACCACagtgtaaaaattttttaaatgattcaattACAGTTTTGTTAGTAGATTTCATGttcagaaaatagttttttttactttcacaaaatatatttgtttttaaaaaattattccaaacaATGCAAAGTACATGCACAAGGTAAATACCCTTCACTGTTTCCTGGTTCCACTTCCCAGATAAAACCACTGGAAGTTTGATATATCTTCCTAAAACCctttctgtaaatgtattttatataagctTATTTAGCTCTAGAAAATTCAGGTTGCTATTATATGAGGGGAAAAACCCAAAAGTTACCTTAACAATTTGTTAAATGTATGTCTTAGGTGgctataaaatcttttatttgaaagaacatCTTGACAAAAAAGAAGGCAGGGAAGAACTTTCTATAAATACCACACAAGATTCTCAAAGTGATCTCATGGTGAGCAGCACTGGTTGAAACAAAGAATTTACTTGctctaaatagatttttttctggatttctcaAAAGAGCCTGCCCACAACTTTCTAATCCTatatacctctctctctctgtcattctccAACAACCTCAAGCTCACCTGCAAGCTCCACACTCGAACGTCCCATTTCCTTCATGACACTTTGGACTGCTAGGGATGCCTTCACTTTGGCATTCACATTCACAGATGAACTCAAGAATAACTTCTACTTCTTCAGTAAAGCCTAGAGGCttaattttaatggtttcagAATTCTTATTTGGACATTTATTTGAAGTTATGCTAATTTCAAATTGAaccttgaaggaaaaaaacaattaaattaaccACTAACTAGGCAATATAAATCcgctaaaaaatatttcaaaaagctcatttcttttaCTGTTTCTCAAATTATAAACTAGATTTGCTTATAaacaagcaattttttttcttttcttcagaaaaatgcttATATAACTTACCTCATCTCCAATGGAAATATTCgaacattttcttccattctccccAGTTCCATTCACCCCATTCTTACAGTAAGATTTGTAATTTATTGTTACTCCTTCTGGCAACTTgctattttccaaaatgacttcTGAGGATAGGGACTGAAAGAAAGACAACAAAATGCTACTATAAAGTATCCTGAATGCATAAAACCAATGGGCAAAATAAACTACTAAgaaatgttattatttaaataaaagatttggaGCCAAATCCTGAATGACCAGAAAACACACGACCACAGAGAAACAGGCTCAAgtcaaaattcttcaaaatactGTACATGATTAGAAAGTAAGACGGAGGTCTTGGGTGCCTCAATCTTAACTCAAAGGCTCAGACCCGTAACTGTAAgagtctgccttccgctcaggtcatgatctcagagtcctgggatcaagccctgcatcgcgctccctgctcagcaaggagtgtgcttctccctctccttcagcccctcacccttgctcgtgctctcttgctcttaaataaaatctttaaaaaaaggaatatttgtgCTTAATTATTGCTGATCATACAGTACAGAAAAGTCTTGATATTAAATACGAGGAGTCCTAAGAACTCAGAACATTGCTCCATTGGCAATATGGCTCTCCTCTGGCCCTACCACTTCCAGCCAACTAAGGACACAGGTAAACAACTGACTATATAGTCTAGGAACAAATCTGTTTAGGAGCCATTACAGaccaggctccccaccccccccagccaAGAAACAACAcacataaaataacaacaacaaaattcacaCAAACCCAAAACCCCAAGTACAAAGGATTCAAgccagtgcattttttttttagaatatcagAAAGCTCAAGACAAATGGAACAGGGTTAGCGGCAAGCTGTCTCTTGTTCACACGCCTACATGCACGTGAGTTAGGAAAATATTGCAATATTCTGTTGAGATGGAGAACAACTATAGGGAAGACATGGAACAATTGAGAGTCTTGAAAATCTTTGTAATAAAAAACCCTCTCTGAGTAGGATCTCTTTGAGTAGAGTCTTTCCAAAACATTTTGGGAAACAGTCCTCAGCATAAGGTAAAAAGTATCTAAAATTCAACCTGTCAAAAGGTTGAGGGGTAGACACATAATGTGTACAATATTACAAATGTCTTCTGACtacttaaaatgattattcaccaatGCTTAACGAGAATCATTAAACATACTCTGGATTAGAGCTCTAGACAATTCAACTTCCTTCTGTgtgtgagggaagaaaaaaatcttatcaaTCTTTCTAAAATTGCCAagtcacatatatatatatttagctatgtacatattttatggCAAATGTATATATGAGTGCCTCTGTATCTCTTAAGAATAGAAAACTGTATCTCTGAATCCATGGCAAGAGAAGAACTGGCAAAAAAGCTTTTCCAGAACAATTCATCAAAAGAGATGAATCTagactgggggagaggggaggagacgGAGGTAATCTTTTAAGTCTAAACGTAAGTTATGTTTCACTTGTTTTCCAACAAGGAAACCTACTTAATAACATCAAACAGACATTTAGAAACCTTCCCCACATATCTTTAAcgtatttttgctttgtttaggTTACATACATAATTCTGCTTCTGTAAGAGAATATAAGTGGTTTTTGCTCCAGATACACAACACGTTAGTTTTACATTGTCCTCTGGGCTTGCTAAATCGTGTATGAAGGGACATTTACTTTCTCTGGGCAAAGTACACTCAACAGGGTATTGTTTAAAAGAGATCTTATGCAGAATGTACTTACATTGTAGGCATCAATAATCAACTGAATTACGTTGCTGGAATTTGCAGATAATGTTCCTACTGCTGACTTAGGGATCAAATTTTTCAGTTCctgaaattaaaagataaaacctGTGAATACAAACACTATTCATTCAACTGATGAGCAATGACTGAATATGTAAAATACTGAAGTACAAGCACCCTAGACAGTCTCTAAATAAGGAGTCAAACCTGAAAAAAACTAGTCTtagatgtaaataaaaatagaaagcactACTGTAAAATCCAGTGTCTAGCTAGTAACACTTTCCCATATTTCAATCAGACATATATTTTGCTTCTAATGACTAGACACGAGGGCTCTAGAAATTGGTTCCTCTTTTTATCCACACACATATACTTACCTTGTAAACAGGCTGAAATTCTTCTGTAACTGCAAAAATTGTCTGAATGTTATTTTCACTTAGTTTCTGGACAAGGTGAGCAATAGAAGGATAATcctacaaaattaaataaaatttagtatgTAATTACATCCAATGTATTCCAGTTTTTCAATACTTTTTCAAAATGATGATTTGCATATTTAACTGCATTGCTTACACAAGCCTGCttgaaataacacaaataattGCTGAAGTGGGAGGTGTGTACATGTGGGTTTCTAATCTTCTatcttcatacacacacacacacacacacacacacacacaaatcaactTCCACAATAAAAAGGTGTTAAAAAGCAAGATCTATGCTTATTAAATGTTAGAACAATGAAATTAAAGAACTGCCAATAACTATAGGTTATATCATGAATCACCAAAATTCACCAGGTTTAGACTTCTAGAATTTGAATAATTTGCCAATCTTTGTTTTTGGTAAAAGCAGAGTGCCTACTTCcaaaaatcttatataaataagTTGAGGAGTACTGGACTATACAAATCATCTGTATGGAAATAGTACCAAATTTGCTACGAAATGATGTGTGCAAGGGAGAAGACACAGCAATGGGCGGAGGCACGGAGTGAGAGTGTCCAAGCAGCTGCTTTCACCTAATGAGGCCCTTGTCTACGCAGCAGGAAACAAGCACAAAACCACATCTTCAGACACAGACACTAGCTTCCTTGCACATTAGGTTAGGGCCTGTATTTACCTAAATAACAAACCCACAAGCCAGTCGCCCACACTATATTTAGTATTAAACACCAAAATCCCACACAAATCCATTTAATATGTAAGGAATTCAGCACTCACATAATAATGGCTCATTGTGTACATATCATTTTCCAGGTGACACTGTCCATCATTTGGTAAAACAATGCCACCGAGTTTGCCATCTCCGGCAAAGTGAAACCCAGCATCCGTGGAAAACACCAGCAGCCGTGTAACATTCCTCCAGCCGATCAaggacttaaaaagaaagatttcagtTTATAAATCCTATCCACAATCACTGTGCATGAAGCTGTCATCCTCACATAGGCTCCCACTGCACTTTTAACCTCATTCTAGAACTTCCCCATAGCTTGTCTTTTTGCGGTGCTGACATTTGTATTGATACCTGCACAGAGACCATGACAGAGGGCTCCTCCATCCCCCAGGAAAACTGTGTCTTGCTTGGTTGTCCATTTCTctcagctctttttaaaaaactgtatcttttaaaatcaatgtCTCCCTCCCCGAGCAGAGGGTAAGCTCACTGCATGTGTGGCATCGTACCTCCAGGAGCCAGCACAGGGCTCGACACACAGCAGGTGTTTAATGGGTGCATAAAGATGTCTCAGCCCATTCCGTACTTCACCCTACTGCTACTCTCATGTTCCCATCCATCCTTCACCCCCCTTTTAGCTTCAAAAGTATATACCTCCTTTATCAAGCCTCCACATtaggccttcttttttttttttttaactacagaaGAAATGATCTTCTCCCAAGACCTGCCCTGCTTAACGCCACCCACCATGCCTCATCGGTACTATTTATTTGTTCTCGtacttttttctcctcctcattCAACAAAGGATTTAAAGTAgcaataaaggggcacctggctggctcagctggtagaacatgtgactcctgatGTAGGGGTTgtaagccccactttgggtgttgagatcacttaaaaaataaaatctttaaaaaacccactaAAGTAgcaaaaaaatccttttctctctatggtcaatttataattatatttgtcTAAATTTACTCAATACATCTGTGTGTAACCCCATAATACTGTAAATTCCTTGAAGGCAAGAATGGAGGGTGCCGATGCCGGTGATCCAAGCATTAGGACGCCGCGCCTAGAGAAGCAGGCGGAACGGTTGCTCTCAGCCAGCACGGTAAACACAGAAGGACGGCAGCGGCCGTGGGTGCTATGGCTTGTTTTAATCCCACAGACTGAGGCACAGATGGAGGCAGCCCAGAGAATGTTCTCTCCACACTGAGCTGCTAACAGGATCATGAATCAATAGCTCCAAGAGAAGGGTGGCAGGCTAGGCACTACCTGGAATATTAGTCTTTCTTCCCCATTAAAAGCAGAGGCTACCCTTGGACAACTGTCCCAGGGAGAAATCAAAATTAActaatacaggggcacctgggtggctcagtgggttaaagcctctgcctttggctccggtcatgatctcggggtcctgggatagagccccgcatcgggctctctgctcagtggggagcctgcttccccccacccctgcctgcttctgatctctgtcaaataaataaataaaatcttaaaaaaaaaaaaaaaagcctctgccttcagttcgggtcatgatcccagggtcctgggatcgagccccgcatcgggctctctgctcagcggggagcctgcttcctcctctctctctgcctgcctctctgcctacttgtgatctctgtctgtcaaataaaatctttaaaaaaaaaaaaactaactaataCAGTACTTAATATTTGCAGAGAGCTTCCTGGCACTCTATATGCATTACCGTATTTAA
Proteins encoded in this window:
- the ITGB1 gene encoding integrin beta-1 isoform X1, with translation MNLQLIFWIGLIGSVCCVFGQADENRCLKANAKSCGECIQAGPNCGWCTNSTFLQEGMPTSARCDDLEALKKKGCHPDDIENPRGSKDIKKNKNVTNRSKGTAEKLQPEDITQIQPQQLVLQLRSGEPQIFTLKFKRAEDYPIDLYYLMDLSYSMKDDLENVKSLGTDLMNEMRRITSDFRIGFGSFVEKTVMPYISTTPAKLRNPCTSEQNCTSPFSYKNVLSLTDKGEVFNELVGKQHISGNLDSPEGGFDAIMQVAVCGSLIGWRNVTRLLVFSTDAGFHFAGDGKLGGIVLPNDGQCHLENDMYTMSHYYDYPSIAHLVQKLSENNIQTIFAVTEEFQPVYKELKNLIPKSAVGTLSANSSNVIQLIIDAYNSLSSEVILENSKLPEGVTINYKSYCKNGVNGTGENGRKCSNISIGDEVQFEISITSNKCPNKNSETIKIKPLGFTEEVEVILEFICECECQSEGIPSSPKCHEGNGTFECGACRCNEGRVGRHCECSTDEVNSEDMDAYCRKENSSEICSNNGECVCGQCVCRKRDNTNEIYSGKFCECDNFNCDRSNGLICGGNGVCKCRVCECNPNYTGSACDCSLDTTSCLATNGQICNGRGVCECGACKCTDPKFQGPTCEMCQTCLGVCAEHKECVQCRAFNKGEKKDTCAQECSHFNITKVENRDKLPQPGQVDPLSHCKEKDVDDCWFYFTYSVNGNNEAIVHVVETPECPTGPDIIPIVAGVVAGIVLIGLALLLIWKLLMIIHDRREFAKFEKEKMNAKWDTQENPIYKSPINNFKNPNYGRKAGL
- the ITGB1 gene encoding integrin beta-1 isoform X2, which translates into the protein MNLQLIFWIGLIGSVCCVFGQADENRCLKANAKSCGECIQAGPNCGWCTNSTFLQEGMPTSARCDDLEALKKKGCHPDDIENPRGSKDIKKNKNVTNRSKGTAEKLQPEDITQIQPQQLVLQLRSGEPQIFTLKFKRAEDYPIDLYYLMDLSYSMKDDLENVKSLGTDLMNEMRRITSDFRIGFGSFVEKTVMPYISTTPAKLRNPCTSEQNCTSPFSYKNVLSLTDKGEVFNELVGKQHISGNLDSPEGGFDAIMQVAVCGSLIGWRNVTRLLVFSTDAGFHFAGDGKLGGIVLPNDGQCHLENDMYTMSHYYDYPSIAHLVQKLSENNIQTIFAVTEEFQPVYKELKNLIPKSAVGTLSANSSNVIQLIIDAYNSLSSEVILENSKLPEGVTINYKSYCKNGVNGTGENGRKCSNISIGDEVQFEISITSNKCPNKNSETIKIKPLGFTEEVEVILEFICECECQSEGIPSSPKCHEGNGTFECGACRCNEGRVGRHCECSTDEVNSEDMDAYCRKENSSEICSNNGECVCGQCVCRKRDNTNEIYSGKFCECDNFNCDRSNGLICGGNGVCKCRVCECNPNYTGSACDCSLDTTSCLATNGQICNGRGVCECGACKCTDPKFQGPTCEMCQTCLGVCAEHKECVQCRAFNKGEKKDTCAQECSHFNITKVENRDKLPQPGQVDPLSHCKEKDVDDCWFYFTYSVNGNNEAIVHVVETPECPTGPDIIPIVAGVVAGIVLIGLALLLIWKLLMIIHDRREFAKFEKEKMNAKWDTGENPIYKSAVTTVVNPKYEGK